The Parambassis ranga chromosome 1, fParRan2.1, whole genome shotgun sequence genome includes a region encoding these proteins:
- the LOC114428615 gene encoding protocadherin Fat 4-like → MDTGGTSTINCAGVSDSLHVGAVDEGYTGDVELVSGIEAGSIMKLVPYLFPVHLEYLELSFTPGDTSATAHTKKPLDADTLASSDSTLYYSIMCGGVIKYNNTRTLKINDLNDNSPIFEKTHYATTVSETQSVDTEVLRVKAVDADSTAANNRVTYSMEPPSEAFVLINSGAFILKRRLNYNQVKKYNFTVTAQDNWGLSDTASVVIDVEDFDNLNPFFSHSLYHAFIPENQAGVFRTIQPEAIKAQDGDTGINMTLTYSITSVSPEKYERNFGIDTSSGVLSVVTAIDREEMDSSLISVYIKAAQTDDSLKTAVAVVSVTVEDVNDNVPEFDQASYSVTLLENSPVDTVVFKTVVTDLDQGGFVGTLQIVPESAPFSISSDGTVRVKNSTALDREATEKITFQIEARERDPPNNAVTAQVSVTLLDENDNNPTFTSSVYEGKVFANQTVGMLLVQVLAEDPDDGVNGQIKYTIDFGNNERYFSMDENTGEISLAETIPLQENRILEFPLYITARDGGSISRSSSAQVNIRAPGSSKPQFLQKIYTGTVKEEQDPGVTILRVDFLAIPAESPVTLRVETESDNFAISSTGDLTTKQKLDYDEAPHHYSVEITISDGVNTDRAVVEVEVTDVNDNSPVFAPSSVTKSVPEDAEPGTNVTVVQATDKDSGFNKEIRYSLRGGEGKFSIDPVSGIVSVAGALDRETEAQYNLHVVAEDQGRPARSATATLLVHVSDINDNAPKFTESGYQIEVLETEVAGASLLTLLAVDPDEGANGRVRYSIFHQSPSSDPDAFQLEASSGILQLAQLLDYSEVKEYTLKVQAFDGGDPYMVANTSVVVKVKDVNNNPPEFSKESYDVAVSENLAGGASILTLEVTDKDEGGFSNGYFIYTSDTFDINKQGVVKLKTGATLDRETKDNYILQVVAVDHVTDGLRSTAQLNITVLDYNDNAPQFPSIPDPLQIPEGRYSEETPREVFAIVPTDADLGLNGEVTISLSSPHSLFKFREDGMLLAVGDLDRERRDSYDLVVRASDKGTPQRQNTTTIRVSLIDVNDNRPEFSSSRYVSSILLKDAEKGKLLLTMSATDQDIGNNALITYRFSEGNSPYLALNSESGEVTLTSDLSDITEDTTLQLTAMAKDHGQPPLNSTAAVVVNLRVVSLVENVAFQSSSYNFSLPENQPAGVLVGRVFASAGSNIYKVTYALKTHADVFSVDANGAIMTTAQLDREKQEWYILEVEAVDTRSPPTSATAVVRVQVEDVNEPPQFPPEVYKASVFSIALYKTPIIYVKASDPDVGEEGQLVYSLSGGSSHFDVELSSGLVYVVSAAGLAGQTAAVEVKATDPRGLSATARVEVVVQGSASSSNLVIISLNQPANTVEKKVPELEKSLGKALGWTVNIIQVSSANGGTPESRMLRESVRTLVSFVAVDGGEAVSSEEVIKRLQSQSAAVMAELTLVFGEGLHFDIETKPETSSSDQAVVIALGVLLGLSMLGLIITSTLIIRFKRKDTQDSDRMSLDFGINFGKYIQLSV, encoded by the exons ACTCAAAGTGTGGACACAGAGGTTCTTCGAGTGAAAGCTGTGGATGCAGACAGCACTGCAGCAAACAACAGAGTGACATATTCCATG GAACCACCTTCAGAGGCCTTTGTTTTGATCAACTcaggggcttttattttgaaaagacgTTTGAACTACAATCAAGTCAAAAAGTACAACTTCACAGTGACAGCCCAG gatAACTGGGGGCTGAGTGACACGGCATCTGTGGTGATCGATGTGGAGGACTTTGACAACTTGAACCCCTTTTTCAGCCACAGTCTGTACCATGCCTTTATTCCAGAAAATCAG GCCGGAGTTTTCCGCACCATTCAGCCAGAAGCAATAAAGGCTCAGGATGGGGACACTGGGATCAACATGACGTTAACTTACAGCATCACTAGTG TGTCTCCAGAAAAGTATGAGAGAAACTTTGGCATTGACACCAGCAGTGGAGTTCTGTCTGTGGTGACCGCCAtcgacagagaggagatggacagCAGCCTGATCTCTGTTTATATCAAG GCAGCTCAAACAGACGACAGCCTGAAGACGGCTGTGGCTGTGGTGTCCGTCACTGTTGAGGATGTGAATGATAACGTACCAGAGTTTGATCAGGCCAGCTACTCTGTAACACTTCTGGAAAACTCTCCTGTTGacactgttgtgtttaaaactgTGGTCACTGACCTGGACCAG GGAGGATTTGTGGGAACTCTGCAGATTGTCCCGGAATCTGCTCCTTTCTCAATCAGCTCTGATGGGACAGTCAGAGTGAAAAACTCCACAGCTCTGGACAGAGAGGCCACAGAAAAGATCACATTTCAG ATCGAAGCAAGGGAGAGAGATCCACCCAACAATGCTGTGACCGCACAAGTCAGTGTGACTCTTCTGGATGAGAACGACAATAATCCCACATTCACCAGCAGTGTGTacgaggggaaagtgtttgcaAATCAGACTGTGGGAATGTTGCTAGTCCAG GTGTTGGCAGAGGATCCTGATGATGGTGTCAATGGGCAGATCAAGTACACTATTGACTTCGGCAACAATGAAAGATACTTCTCAATGGATGAAAACACCGGAGAGATCTCACTGGCGGAGACCATCCCTCTACAGGAAAACAGGATTTTGGAGTTCCCTCTCTACATAACAGCCAGAGACG GGGGCAGCATATCCCGGTCGTcttcagcacaggtgaacaTTCGTGCCCCAGGTTCCTCAAAACCTCAGTTTTTACAAAAGATTTACACAGGCACTGTAAAAGAGGAGCAAGACCCCGGTGTTACCATTCTTAGG GTCGACTTCCTCGCTATACCTGCTGAGAGCCCTGTGACTCTACGAGTTGAGACAGAATCTGACAACTTTGCAATCTCCTCCACTGGTGATTTAACCACAAAACAGAAGCTGGACTATGACGAGGCCCCACACCACTACTCTGTGGAAATCACCATCTCAGATGGTGTCAACACTGACAGAGCAGTTGTGGAGGTTGAAGTCACTGACGTCAATGATAACAGCCCTGTTTTTGCACCAAGTTCTGTCACAAAGTCTGTCCCTGAGGATGCAGAGCCAGGAACCAATGTGACGGTAGTTCAAGCTACAGACAAAGACAGTGGCTTCAACAAGGAGATCAGATACtcactgagaggaggagagggaaagttCTCCATTGATCCTGTGTCTGGGATCGTCAGTGTGGCTGGAGCACTAGACAGGGAGACTGAGGCACAGTATAATCTACACGTAGTGGCTGAAGACCAGGGTCGTCCAGCCAGGTCTGCCACAGCCACCCTGCTGGTCCATGTGTCTGACATCAATGACAATGCTCCAAAGTTCACTGAGTCTGGGTATCAGATTGAAGTCTTAGAAACAGAGGTGGCTGGAGCAAGCTTGCTCACTCTATTAGCTGTGGATCCTGATGAAGGTGCAAATGGGAGAGTGAGGTACAGCATCTTCCATCAAAGCCCCTCATCAGACCCAGATGCTTTTCAGTTGGAGGCTTCCAGTGGGATCCTGCAGCTGGCCCAGCTTTTGGACTACAGCGAGGTGAAGGAGTACACTCTGAAGGTTCAGGCCTTTGATGGTGGGGATCCCTATATGGTTGCAAACAcctctgttgtggtgaaggtgaaggatGTGAACAACAACCCACCTGAGTTCAGTAAAGAAAGCTATGATGTGGCTGTCTCTGAGAACCTGGCAGGTGGTGCATCCATCCTGACCCTGGAGGTCACTGACAAGGATGAG GGTGGATTCTCCAATGGTTACTTCATCTATACCAGTGATACCTTTGACATCAACAAACAGGGTGTTGTCAAACTGAAGACAGGCGCCACtttggacagagagacaaaggacaATTACATACTACAG gttgtgGCAGTGGATCATGTCACTGACGGTCTGAGATCCACAGCTCAGCTCAACATCACCGTCCTGGACTACAATGACAACGCTCCACAGTTCCCCAGCATCCCTGACCCCCTGCAGATCCCAGAGGGCCGCTACTCGGAGGAAACTCCAAGAGAAGTCTTTGCCATTGTGCCCACTGACGCTGACCTCGGGCTCAATGGAGAAGTCACCATCTCCCTCAGCTCTCCACACTCGCTCTTCAAATTCAGAGAG GATGGGATGTTGCTCGCTGTTGGGGATTTGGATCGTGAGAGGAGGGACAGTTACGACCTGGTTGTTAGGGCTTCAGACAAAGGCACCCCACAGAGGCAG aacaccaccaccatcagagTGAGCCTCATTGACGTCAACGATAACAGACCCGAGTTCAGCTCCAGCAGGTACGTCAGCAGCATCCTGCTGAAAGACGCAGAGAaagggaagctgctgctgacgaTGTCCGCCACTGACCAAGACATCGGGAACAACGCGCTCATCACCTACAG attttCTGAAGGAAATTCTCCATATTTGGCCTTAAACAGTGAGAGTGGGGAAGtgactttgacctctgacctttctgACATAACAGAAGACACCACTCTGCAGCTGACTGCCATGGCCAAAGACCATGGCCAGCCTCCTCTCAACTCCACAG CTGCTGTGGTGGTGAATCTGAGGGTTGTCAGTCTGGTGGAGAATGTGGCCTTCCAGAGCTCCTCTTACAACTTCAGCCTGCCTGAGAACCAGCCGGCGGGGGTGCTTGTGGGGAGGGTCTTTGCCTCAGCAGGAAGCAACATTTACAAAGTCACCTATGCACTGAAAACACACGCTGACGTGTTCTCTGTCGATGCCAATGGAGCTATCATGACCACAGCACAGCTGGACAGAGAAAAGCAGGAGTGGTACATCCTGGAGGTGGAGGCTGTGGACACACGGAGCCCCCCGACATCAGCAACAGCGGTG gTCAGAGTTCAGGTAGAGGATGTGAATGAGCCTCCGCAGTTTCCCCCTGAGGTTTACAAAGCCTCTGTGTTCAGCATCGCCCTGTACAAAACCCCCATCATCTACGTCAAG GCTTCAGACCCGGATGTTGGAGAGGAGGGTCAGCTGGTCTACAGCCTGTCAGGAGGAAGTTCTCACTTTGACGTGGAGCTATCCTCAGGTCTGGTGTACGTGGTTTCAGCGGCAGGCCTGGCgggacagacagctgcagtggagGTGAAAGCTACGGACCCCAGAGGACTGTCTGCTACAGCcagggtggag GTGGTGGTTCAGGGAAGTGCAAGCAGCAGTAACCTGGTGATTATCTCACTTAATCAGCCTGCTAACACTGTGGAGAAAAAGGTTCCTGAGCTGGAGAA GTCTTTGGGTAAAGCTCTGGGATGGACTGTGAACATCATCCAGGTGTCCAGTGCTAACGGAGGAACCCCCGAGTCCAGAATGCTGAGGGAGTCTGTCAGGACTTTGGTCAGCTTTGTTGCTGTGGATGGAGGGGAAGCTGTTTCCTCTGAGGAAGTCATAAA GAGACTGCAGAGCCAGTCAGCTGCTGTGATGGCAGAGCTAACCCTGGTGTTTGGGGAGGGGCTTCATTTTGACATTGAGACGAAGCCTGAGACGTCCTCCTCTGACCAGGCTGTGGTCATCGCTCTGGGTGTCCTTTTGGGTCTGAGCATGCTGGGATTGATTATCACTTCCACACTGATCATCAG GTTCAAGAGGAAGGATACCCAGGACTCTGACCGGATGAGCTTAGACTTTGGCATTAACTTTGGCAAATACATTCAGCTTTCTGTTTGA